A genomic segment from Dermacentor silvarum isolate Dsil-2018 chromosome 11, BIME_Dsil_1.4, whole genome shotgun sequence encodes:
- the LOC119433324 gene encoding calcyphosin-like protein: protein MSLTPIEKLRHQCLQRGAHGIKAFARQFRAMDHSGDKKLDKREFKKGLQDFKVDLSDHEVDTLFKELDTDGSGSISFNEFLVALRPPMSAARLDCIKETFHKMDKSGDGIITVNDLKGHYNARQPKFQSGELSEDDAFQLFLQNFDSTNNPDGKVTIEEFVDYYAGVSASVDTDSYFDLMMKNAWKF from the exons ATGTCCTTGACTCCCATTGAGAAGCTTCGCCACCAGTGCCTCCAGCGGGGCGCGCACGGCATCAAGGCGTTTGCACG GCAGTTCCGCGCCATGGACCACTCCGGGGACAAGAAGCTTGACAAGAGAGAGTTCAAGAAGGGCCTGCAGGACTTCAAGGTGGACCTGAGCGACCATGAGGTGGACACCCTGTTCAAGGAGCTCGACACGGATGGCAGCGGCAGCATCTCTTTCAACGAGTTCCTCGTTGCGCTCAGG CCTCCAATGTCGGCGGCCCGTCTGGACTGCATCAAAGAGACGTTCCACAAGATGGACAAGTCCGGAGACGGAATCATCACTGTCAATGACCTCAAGGGTCATTACAACGCTCGGCAGCCCAAGTTCCAGAGTGGGGAACTCAGTGAGGACGACGCGTTTCAGCTATTCCTGCAGAACTTCGACAGTACCAATAACCCCGACGGCAAG GTGACAATTGAAGAATTCGTCGACTACTATGCGGGTGTGAGTGCCTCTGTTGACACGGATAGCTACTTCGACCTCATGATGAAGAATGCCTGGAAGTTCTGA